A genomic segment from Haladaptatus sp. R4 encodes:
- a CDS encoding ABC transporter ATP-binding protein → MTEYDVRLDGITKRFDDVVAVNDVSLDIESGKFLTLLGPSGCGKTTLLRCIDGFETPTKGDVYIRGQRVNGIPPFERDTSMVFQSYALFPHMTVGENVAFGLEMQGLPSGETRSTDGGSTSNSSLSTSFKRLLKRTGSEEVDARVAEALELVELPEYQDRKISELSGGQQQRVALARALVTQPTVLLLDEPLGALDLKLRKNMQVELKNLQEELDTTFVYVTHDQEEALTMSDEIAVMNDGHLEQLGSATEIYEEPETEFVADFIGETNLIRGSYEETANGAVIERNGLSFRVPRNPDAEGTVSFAVRPEKIRLGTDARELDNSFEGKVNEEIYKGNLGKFVVELSNGQELTMDMQITDRSEYLSTGETVTVGWSADNAVVLTR, encoded by the coding sequence ATGACGGAATACGATGTGCGACTCGACGGAATCACCAAGCGATTCGATGATGTCGTTGCGGTCAACGACGTGAGCCTCGACATCGAATCGGGGAAGTTTCTCACCCTCCTTGGACCGTCGGGATGCGGAAAAACGACGTTATTACGCTGTATCGACGGATTCGAGACCCCTACCAAGGGTGACGTGTATATTCGCGGGCAACGGGTCAATGGCATCCCGCCGTTCGAACGCGATACGAGTATGGTGTTCCAATCGTACGCCTTGTTCCCCCATATGACGGTGGGGGAGAACGTCGCGTTCGGACTCGAGATGCAGGGACTACCATCGGGCGAAACCCGGTCGACGGACGGTGGATCCACGTCGAATAGTAGTCTCAGCACATCTTTCAAGCGGCTTCTCAAACGGACCGGGAGCGAAGAAGTCGACGCTCGGGTTGCAGAAGCACTCGAACTGGTCGAACTCCCCGAATATCAGGATCGGAAGATAAGCGAACTTTCCGGTGGGCAACAACAGCGTGTCGCCCTCGCCCGTGCATTGGTTACCCAACCGACGGTATTATTGCTCGACGAGCCGCTCGGTGCGCTCGATTTGAAGCTCCGAAAGAACATGCAGGTCGAGCTAAAGAACCTCCAAGAAGAGTTGGACACCACATTCGTCTATGTGACACACGACCAGGAGGAGGCACTGACGATGAGCGACGAAATCGCCGTGATGAACGACGGTCATCTCGAACAGTTGGGGTCTGCAACGGAGATTTATGAGGAGCCCGAGACGGAGTTCGTCGCGGACTTCATCGGAGAAACGAACCTCATCAGGGGAAGTTACGAGGAGACGGCGAACGGCGCAGTCATCGAGCGTAATGGCCTTTCGTTTAGAGTACCGCGTAATCCCGACGCCGAGGGAACCGTTTCGTTCGCAGTTCGACCAGAGAAGATCCGTCTCGGCACGGATGCTCGTGAACTGGACAACTCCTTTGAGGGGAAAGTGAACGAAGAGATTTACAAAGGCAATCTAGGCAAGTTCGTCGTAGAGCTCTCGAACGGCCAAGAGCTTACCATGGATATGCAAATAACCGACCGTAGTGAATATCTCTCGACCGGGGAAACCGTGACGGTCGGGTGGTCGGCAGATAATGCGGTCGTGTTGACGAGATAA
- a CDS encoding aldehyde dehydrogenase yields MRQLYIDGEWVDAASNEGIDVDSPVTGEVIDTVPSASVQDVRTAVDAARRAERELEEMTAFERAAVLDEVTDYFEAHEDEIAELITREEGKPLHESYEETEYVIESSDDYGHDAIRLFGDVVPSEFRGRFAYTQREPYGPCAVISPWNFPLEVPGGSIYSAIATANPVVFKPAEETPLTAYHIAEAFDQSSLPNGAFNLITGAGETGAELVGHQDIRLIAFTGSTEVGQQIAKTAAERNAQCLLEMGGKDPILVLDDADVDHAAESIVVGSNWNAGQVCCGTERIITTEGVHDALVEAVVEKTEALTLGDPFEEGTDMGPMVSERIQQKVKDHVDSAVHQGAQLLAGGDTDGLFYTPTVLDDVTEEMDIATEETFGPVSPVIRVDDYKEAIEVANRSPYGLQAAIFTDSLERAHDAANRLKAGGVFVNETNNYWERLLPFGGYGNSGSGGRYGSKWHLESMTQTKAVMMNYKDY; encoded by the coding sequence ATGAGACAGCTATACATCGATGGAGAGTGGGTCGACGCCGCGTCCAACGAGGGCATCGACGTCGATTCACCGGTTACGGGGGAGGTCATCGATACCGTCCCCAGTGCATCCGTACAGGATGTACGAACGGCAGTCGATGCCGCCCGCCGTGCGGAACGCGAACTCGAGGAGATGACCGCGTTCGAACGTGCGGCGGTGCTCGACGAGGTAACCGATTACTTCGAAGCACACGAGGACGAAATCGCCGAACTCATCACGCGCGAAGAGGGTAAACCACTCCACGAATCCTACGAGGAGACCGAATACGTCATCGAATCGAGTGATGACTACGGACACGATGCGATCCGGTTGTTCGGCGACGTCGTCCCATCGGAGTTCAGGGGACGATTTGCATACACGCAACGTGAGCCGTACGGTCCGTGTGCGGTCATTAGCCCGTGGAACTTCCCCCTCGAAGTTCCCGGTGGAAGCATTTATTCGGCCATTGCCACCGCGAATCCGGTCGTGTTCAAGCCCGCCGAGGAAACACCGCTGACCGCCTACCACATCGCGGAGGCGTTCGACCAGTCGAGCCTTCCTAACGGCGCTTTCAATCTCATCACGGGGGCGGGCGAAACCGGTGCAGAATTGGTCGGACACCAAGACATTCGACTCATCGCATTTACCGGTAGTACCGAAGTTGGGCAACAAATCGCCAAGACCGCCGCAGAGCGCAACGCTCAGTGCCTGCTGGAGATGGGCGGAAAGGATCCGATTCTCGTCCTCGACGACGCCGATGTGGATCACGCCGCTGAGAGTATCGTTGTGGGGAGCAACTGGAACGCAGGGCAGGTGTGCTGTGGGACCGAGCGTATCATCACGACCGAAGGCGTTCACGATGCGTTGGTCGAAGCCGTCGTAGAGAAAACGGAGGCCCTCACGTTAGGCGACCCCTTTGAGGAGGGGACAGACATGGGACCGATGGTGAGCGAGCGGATTCAACAGAAGGTCAAAGACCACGTCGACAGCGCGGTACACCAAGGAGCCCAACTCTTGGCTGGTGGTGACACTGACGGCCTGTTCTACACCCCTACGGTGTTGGACGATGTGACTGAAGAGATGGATATCGCTACAGAGGAGACGTTCGGACCGGTTTCTCCCGTGATTCGCGTCGACGACTACAAGGAAGCTATCGAAGTCGCCAATCGTTCACCGTACGGTCTCCAAGCCGCAATCTTCACCGATTCGCTTGAACGCGCTCACGATGCCGCGAACCGTCTGAAGGCGGGCGGTGTGTTCGTCAATGAAACCAACAATTATTGGGAGCGGTTGCTTCCGTTCGGCGGGTATGGAAATAGCGGCTCCGGTGGTCGGTATGGGAGCAAGTGGCACCTCGAATCGATGACGCAAACGAAGGCGGTTATGATGAACTACAAGGATTACTAA
- a CDS encoding saccharopine dehydrogenase family protein, translating into MNVVTLGGCGAMGRATSYELAGRTDTELTIADADIDTARELAADLPGEVETEKVDVTNHDHLVGVLTEADVVANALPYAFNIDVMEACLEADAHYLDLGGLYHKTQEQLELDEAFDEAELTAVLGIGASPGLTNVAAAMGASHLDQVDEVHIRTGAKGGGEGFAYSAKTILDELTMNPVVFEDGEFVELEPLSGRETYTMPDPIGEVEGFHSIHSELATMPYTFDGVETVDFRVAFSPDLVNICDVLIGLNLTSEKEVEFKNATFTPREFLDWHLDQQPKPGAVEEWKSFRVDVTGKEDGEDAQYQYSVVVESRLDDWGLKATAVWTGVPMGIAAELVGRGEALQTGAKPPEQVLDPKQFIDELQERDIVITENKIM; encoded by the coding sequence ATGAATGTCGTAACACTCGGCGGCTGTGGTGCAATGGGACGGGCGACGTCCTACGAGCTCGCAGGGAGAACAGACACCGAACTGACGATCGCAGACGCGGATATCGACACTGCAAGGGAACTCGCTGCGGACCTTCCTGGAGAAGTCGAGACCGAGAAAGTCGATGTGACTAATCACGACCACCTCGTCGGCGTGCTGACCGAGGCGGATGTCGTCGCGAATGCGCTTCCGTATGCGTTCAACATCGACGTGATGGAAGCGTGTTTAGAAGCGGACGCACATTATCTTGACCTCGGTGGACTCTATCATAAAACTCAGGAGCAACTCGAACTCGACGAGGCATTCGATGAAGCGGAGCTCACTGCAGTTCTCGGTATTGGCGCCAGCCCAGGATTAACGAACGTCGCGGCTGCGATGGGTGCAAGTCATCTCGACCAGGTCGATGAGGTTCATATCCGAACTGGTGCGAAGGGTGGTGGTGAAGGATTCGCATATTCCGCAAAGACGATCTTGGACGAGCTCACAATGAATCCGGTCGTCTTCGAAGATGGAGAATTCGTGGAACTCGAACCACTCTCGGGGCGGGAGACCTATACCATGCCGGACCCCATCGGCGAAGTCGAAGGATTTCACAGTATCCACTCCGAGTTAGCGACGATGCCCTACACATTCGACGGCGTCGAGACCGTCGATTTCCGCGTCGCGTTCTCTCCCGACTTAGTAAACATCTGTGACGTGCTCATCGGACTGAATCTCACCAGCGAGAAGGAAGTCGAATTCAAGAATGCAACGTTCACCCCTCGCGAATTCCTCGATTGGCATCTCGACCAACAACCGAAACCCGGCGCAGTCGAAGAGTGGAAATCGTTCCGAGTAGATGTCACTGGCAAAGAAGACGGTGAAGATGCTCAGTATCAGTATTCTGTGGTCGTAGAGTCACGTCTCGACGATTGGGGACTAAAAGCCACCGCAGTGTGGACCGGTGTACCGATGGGTATCGCAGCAGAGCTAGTTGGCCGTGGCGAAGCACTCCAAACCGGTGCAAAGCCACCCGAACAAGTACTAGACCCCAAGCAGTTCATCGACGAGCTGCAAGAGCGTGATATCGTCATCACCGAGAACAAAATAATGTGA
- a CDS encoding ABC transporter permease translates to MTTTTTTTKQPKREYQRRPEKTSGNNFLGDVWTNFLRWNLKKVREPFVLVFALVQPIIFLVLFSQVFGKLAGRAVPGGDYLAYLVPAIVIQVALITAAGSGTGFVQDIESGMFEKTLASPMSRTAVFTGKVLSDLLLILVPTLIMLGLGYVLGTSVTTGLLGVVGILVVALVFSVWFMAFSNVLGIVTGDVSVTGIATNLIQFPLLFASTAFVPVDALPGWLQVVSSMNPVTYGVDAARAIMLSGWTWGIIGQSLVVLVALDLLFGAIAVYFLGRASSSAAR, encoded by the coding sequence ATGACCACTACTACAACCACGACCAAACAGCCCAAGAGAGAATACCAACGACGCCCAGAGAAAACGAGCGGCAACAACTTTCTCGGTGATGTCTGGACGAACTTCCTGCGCTGGAATTTGAAGAAGGTGCGCGAACCGTTCGTGCTCGTCTTCGCATTAGTGCAGCCGATAATCTTCCTCGTGCTGTTCAGCCAAGTGTTCGGGAAACTCGCGGGGCGGGCTGTGCCGGGCGGCGACTATCTCGCGTACCTCGTCCCGGCGATTGTTATCCAAGTCGCGCTTATCACAGCGGCTGGTTCCGGGACGGGATTCGTCCAAGATATCGAGTCTGGAATGTTCGAGAAAACGCTCGCGTCGCCGATGAGCCGCACGGCCGTCTTCACTGGCAAGGTCCTCTCAGATCTCCTGTTGATCCTGGTGCCGACGCTGATCATGCTGGGACTCGGGTACGTCTTAGGCACATCGGTGACGACCGGCCTGCTCGGTGTCGTCGGCATCCTCGTCGTGGCGCTCGTGTTCTCGGTGTGGTTCATGGCGTTTTCGAACGTCCTGGGTATCGTGACTGGCGACGTCTCAGTGACGGGCATCGCAACGAACCTCATTCAGTTCCCACTGTTGTTCGCGAGTACCGCGTTCGTCCCGGTCGACGCACTGCCCGGTTGGCTTCAGGTCGTGAGTTCGATGAACCCTGTTACCTATGGGGTAGACGCCGCCCGAGCGATCATGCTCTCCGGATGGACGTGGGGCATCATCGGTCAGTCGCTCGTCGTGCTCGTCGCCCTCGATCTGCTGTTCGGGGCAATCGCGGTGTACTTTCTCGGCCGGGCGTCGAGTTCAGCCGCTCGGTAA